The Methanocella arvoryzae MRE50 genome includes a region encoding these proteins:
- a CDS encoding CxxC-x17-CxxC domain-containing protein: MIENRNRGPRSFDGPREMHKATCSDCGKECEVPFKPAEGRPVYCRDCLPKHRKPRDSRF; this comes from the coding sequence ATGATAGAAAATAGAAACAGGGGCCCCAGAAGCTTCGACGGCCCGAGAGAGATGCACAAGGCAACTTGTTCTGACTGCGGCAAAGAATGTGAAGTACCCTTCAAACCCGCAGAGGGAAGACCAGTATACTGCCGCGACTGCCTGCCCAAGCACAGAAAGCCCAGGGACAGCAGGTTCTAA
- a CDS encoding CxxC-x17-CxxC domain-containing protein, with protein MRDSGFRGPRNFGGPRNFDGPREMHKATCSDCGKECEVPFKPAEGRPVYCRDCLPKHRKPRF; from the coding sequence ATGCGTGACAGTGGATTTAGAGGCCCCAGGAATTTTGGAGGCCCCAGGAACTTCGACGGCCCGAGAGAGATGCACAAAGCAACCTGCTCTGACTGCGGCAAAGAATGCGAAGTACCCTTCAAACCCGCAGAGGGAAGACCAGTATACTGCCGGGACTGCCTGCCCAAACACAGGAAGCCCAGGTTCTAA
- a CDS encoding CxxC-x17-CxxC domain-containing protein, which yields MRDGGFRPRSGPRNFDGPREMHKATCSDCGKECEVPFKPAEGRPVYCRDCLPKHRKPRF from the coding sequence ATGCGCGACGGTGGATTCAGGCCCAGGAGCGGCCCCAGGAACTTCGACGGCCCGAGAGAGATGCACAAAGCAACCTGCTCTGACTGCGGCAAAGAATGCGAAGTACCCTTCAAACCCGCAGAGGGAAGACCAGTATACTGCCGGGACTGCCTGCCCAAACACAGGAAGCCCAGGTTCTAA
- the cobD gene encoding threonine-phosphate decarboxylase CobD — protein MFVRKELQQLMPCAHGGRLREIAEQKGLKEKEILDFSVNVNPYLPLDPKEIVSDALSRVAEYPDNRYNQFRESAARFTGVKKENIVPGNGSTEIIRLFAEAAITKGDIIAVPCPTFGEYEQQCRLFGAHMRYVKFSYLLDREYWHLNGSKAVFICNPNNPDGRLLSKEHVLEIVDYCKGKGILTVVDEAFIDLADPCQSVSRLVEKYENLLVMRSLTKCFAIPGFRLGFGIVNSKDAELLNMVRLTWNVDSVAAEVGAHYMDVAGPYLDVSRAYMRRERERLFEGISAIKGLRALPASANYFLLDVGGLGMTATEFTGKMLDQKILVRDCASFKMLGDTYVRLAVRTHEENEQLLKALKTVAESS, from the coding sequence GTGTTTGTCCGAAAAGAGCTACAGCAACTGATGCCTTGTGCCCACGGTGGCCGGCTTCGCGAGATCGCGGAGCAGAAAGGCCTGAAAGAGAAGGAGATACTGGACTTTAGTGTCAACGTGAACCCGTACCTGCCATTGGACCCTAAGGAGATCGTCTCCGACGCCCTTTCCCGGGTGGCGGAGTACCCCGATAACAGGTACAATCAGTTCCGGGAGAGCGCGGCCAGGTTTACCGGCGTCAAAAAGGAAAACATCGTCCCGGGCAATGGCTCCACAGAAATCATCCGGCTTTTCGCCGAAGCGGCCATCACTAAGGGGGACATCATAGCTGTGCCGTGCCCCACCTTCGGGGAATATGAGCAGCAGTGCAGGCTCTTTGGCGCACACATGCGCTACGTGAAATTTTCATATCTGCTCGACAGGGAATACTGGCACCTGAACGGCAGTAAAGCGGTCTTCATCTGCAATCCCAACAACCCTGACGGCAGGCTCCTGAGTAAAGAGCACGTCCTGGAAATTGTCGACTACTGCAAGGGGAAGGGCATATTAACTGTAGTCGACGAGGCGTTCATCGACTTAGCTGATCCATGCCAGAGCGTTTCAAGGCTGGTCGAAAAATACGAAAACCTGCTGGTCATGCGGTCGCTGACCAAGTGTTTTGCCATACCGGGGTTCAGGCTGGGCTTCGGCATCGTCAACAGCAAAGACGCAGAGTTGCTGAACATGGTGCGGCTCACCTGGAACGTGGACAGCGTGGCGGCTGAGGTCGGCGCTCACTACATGGATGTGGCCGGGCCGTACCTGGACGTGTCCCGGGCATACATGCGGCGGGAACGGGAGCGGCTATTCGAAGGCATTTCTGCGATCAAAGGGCTGCGGGCTCTGCCTGCCAGCGCCAACTATTTCCTGCTGGACGTGGGCGGCCTCGGGATGACGGCTACGGAGTTCACCGGGAAGATGCTCGACCAGAAAATTCTGGTGCGGGACTGCGCTTCCTTCAAGATGCTGGGTGACACTTACGTACGCCTGGCGGTCAGGACTCACGAGGAAAACGAGCAGCTGCTTAAAGCCCTTAAAACGGTGGCGGAGTCATCTTGA